In the Muricauda sp. MAR_2010_75 genome, one interval contains:
- a CDS encoding MGMT family protein — MEEQNFFDKVYEVAKLIPYGRVTSYGAIAKHLGAARSARMVGWAMNNSLAKDVPAHRVVNRVGILTGKHHFSGTNLMQQLLENEGIKVKDNQIVDFQKHFWDPAKEL, encoded by the coding sequence ATGGAAGAGCAAAATTTCTTTGATAAAGTTTATGAGGTAGCAAAACTGATCCCGTATGGCAGGGTTACCTCCTACGGAGCCATTGCCAAACATTTGGGTGCTGCCCGAAGTGCTCGAATGGTCGGCTGGGCCATGAATAATTCCTTGGCCAAGGATGTGCCGGCTCATCGCGTGGTAAACCGAGTTGGGATTCTTACCGGAAAGCATCATTTTAGTGGGACTAACCTTATGCAACAGCTACTCGAAAATGAGGGTATAAAAGTCAAAGACAACCAAATCGTAGATTTTCAAAAGCATTTTTGGGACCCTGCAAAAGAGCTTTAA
- a CDS encoding LysE family transporter, producing the protein MTHILILFFATFSAAFMATVPPGLLNMNAAKTSVEKGKMNGIIFSLGVSSMIMVQAYIAVFISKFLYKNPEVIDLLLKIAIAVFAFFAIYFFITAKRKKAQKLKEVKVSKKNSFYKGVLLAALNLLTIPYYSGLNAMWNEAGWIKFEAKDITTFVVAAGAGTFSVLYLYTFYFDKLETKTNRFSKNSNYILSALMLVLLVITLIRIFYR; encoded by the coding sequence ATGACCCACATTCTCATACTCTTCTTCGCCACATTTTCGGCGGCCTTTATGGCTACCGTGCCGCCAGGTCTGCTTAACATGAATGCGGCCAAAACAAGTGTGGAAAAAGGAAAGATGAACGGTATCATCTTCAGTTTGGGAGTGTCCTCCATGATTATGGTACAGGCGTATATTGCCGTTTTTATTTCAAAATTTCTGTATAAAAACCCCGAGGTAATTGACCTTTTGTTAAAAATTGCAATAGCGGTTTTCGCCTTTTTCGCCATTTATTTTTTTATTACCGCCAAGCGGAAAAAAGCCCAAAAACTAAAAGAGGTAAAAGTCAGCAAAAAGAACAGTTTTTATAAAGGGGTACTGTTGGCGGCGTTAAATTTATTGACCATTCCCTACTACAGTGGACTAAATGCCATGTGGAACGAGGCCGGTTGGATAAAATTTGAAGCCAAGGACATTACCACTTTTGTAGTGGCCGCAGGAGCAGGAACTTTTTCCGTTCTGTATCTGTATACATTTTATTTCGATAAATTGGAGACGAAAACCAATCGATTTTCAAAGAATTCCAACTACATTTTGAGTGCATTGATGCTTGTACTCTTGGTAATTACCCTTATCCGAATCTTTTACCGATAA
- the trmB gene encoding tRNA (guanosine(46)-N7)-methyltransferase TrmB, translating into MGSKNKLKRFKENETFANVVQPTRKEVLEGFKLKNNWASFFKNNNPIVLELGCGKGEYTIGLAQRNPDKNYIGVDIKGARFWRGAKSALEQKLENVAFLRTQIELIDHLFGENEVDEIWITFPDPQIKYKRTKHRMTNPIFLERYKKILKPKGIVNLKTDSEFMHGYTLGLLQGLGHEILYANHDVYKNEGSPSEVLEIQTFYENQYLEAGKPITFIQFRIN; encoded by the coding sequence GTGGGAAGCAAGAACAAGCTGAAACGGTTTAAAGAGAACGAAACCTTTGCCAATGTGGTACAGCCCACGCGGAAGGAAGTTTTGGAAGGATTCAAGTTAAAGAATAACTGGGCGTCTTTTTTTAAGAACAACAACCCCATTGTCTTGGAATTGGGGTGCGGCAAGGGCGAATATACGATTGGCTTGGCCCAAAGAAATCCTGACAAAAATTATATCGGGGTCGATATTAAAGGCGCACGTTTTTGGCGAGGAGCCAAATCGGCATTGGAGCAAAAGCTGGAAAATGTGGCATTCCTTCGGACCCAAATAGAATTGATAGATCATTTATTTGGAGAAAATGAGGTCGATGAAATCTGGATCACCTTTCCAGACCCGCAGATCAAGTACAAACGCACCAAACATAGGATGACAAACCCCATATTTTTGGAGCGATACAAAAAAATACTCAAGCCTAAGGGGATTGTGAACTTAAAGACTGATAGCGAGTTCATGCATGGCTATACACTGGGGCTTTTACAGGGGCTTGGGCATGAAATTTTGTATGCCAATCACGATGTATACAAGAATGAAGGAAGCCCTTCCGAAGTTTTGGAGATCCAGACTTTCTATGAAAATCAGTATCTTGAGGCTGGAAAACCAATCACCTTCATCCAGTTTAGGATCAACTAG
- a CDS encoding glycosyltransferase produces MQNSKRILVAPLNWGLGHATRCIPIINALLEHGHQPFIASDGVALTLLQKEFPELPSFELPSYKITYAEKGKNFKIKMIWDSPKVLKAMAKEKKAVKKLVKEHQLDGIISDNRLGVYSKKVPCVFITHQLNVLSGNTTWMSSQAHQKIIKKFNACWVPDVEGKPNLTGKLGHLKKSKLNIKYLGPLSRFEKMDVPVIYDLMVLLSGPEPQRTFLEEKLLKELREFEGNILFVGGKIEASQTKKDIKTEKGSLFHINFMQSGELQTALNQSTKVLCRSGYTTVMDLAKLEKKAFFIPTPGQYEQEYLAKRMEKQNLVPYCGQDDFTLGELSRMDNFEGLAQFDSEIDFADLFTAFSKVNENSEPTSSSLST; encoded by the coding sequence ATGCAAAATTCGAAACGCATTCTGGTAGCGCCACTTAACTGGGGGCTGGGACACGCCACACGCTGTATTCCCATTATCAATGCCCTTTTGGAACACGGCCACCAACCTTTTATTGCTTCGGATGGGGTTGCTTTGACTCTTTTGCAAAAAGAATTTCCGGAGTTACCCTCTTTTGAGTTGCCTTCATACAAGATTACCTATGCCGAGAAGGGGAAAAACTTTAAGATCAAAATGATATGGGATTCACCCAAGGTGCTCAAAGCAATGGCCAAAGAGAAAAAAGCGGTTAAAAAATTGGTCAAAGAGCATCAATTGGACGGAATCATTTCGGACAATAGGCTGGGGGTGTATTCCAAGAAAGTACCTTGTGTTTTTATCACCCACCAGCTCAATGTGCTTTCGGGGAACACTACGTGGATGAGTTCACAAGCGCACCAAAAGATCATCAAAAAATTCAATGCCTGTTGGGTTCCCGATGTTGAAGGCAAACCCAATTTAACGGGAAAATTAGGGCACTTGAAGAAATCCAAACTCAACATCAAATATTTGGGGCCTTTGAGTCGGTTTGAAAAAATGGATGTTCCTGTAATCTATGATCTTATGGTCTTGCTTTCTGGGCCCGAACCACAGCGCACTTTTTTGGAAGAAAAACTTTTGAAAGAACTTCGGGAATTTGAGGGCAATATTCTTTTTGTGGGGGGTAAAATCGAGGCTTCACAGACAAAAAAGGACATAAAAACGGAAAAGGGATCCCTATTTCACATCAATTTTATGCAATCCGGTGAATTGCAAACTGCATTGAACCAAAGTACCAAAGTATTGTGTCGTTCCGGCTATACCACGGTGATGGATTTGGCAAAGTTGGAAAAAAAGGCCTTTTTTATTCCGACTCCCGGACAGTATGAACAGGAATATTTGGCCAAACGGATGGAAAAACAAAATTTGGTCCCTTACTGTGGACAGGATGATTTCACTTTAGGCGAGCTATCCCGTATGGATAATTTTGAAGGTTTGGCTCAGTTTGATTCGGAAATTGACTTCGCCGATTTATTTACCGCCTTTTCCAAAGTAAATGAAAACTCGGAGCCTACATCTTCCTCACTTTCCACATAG
- a CDS encoding cell wall metabolism sensor histidine kinase WalK yields the protein MAIKLRKSYKFALRSSLLLTVFLTGLFAAFLLNKDQMDWPYTILFALTCFAICFIILQIRVERFIYRRIKKIYDDVSLLESSTFSSKPVTTDMKTLTEEIEKFAEGKKIEIDTLKIREEYRKDFLGNVSHELKTPLFTVQGYILTLLDGAMKDKKLRKKYLERASKGVERLIYIVKDLDLITKLEVGGLKLEREDFDIIELIKNVFDLLEMKAAEKDITLTFDMEYTQPIYVNADREKIQQVISNLLVNSIKYGHANGTTEVSVENLIKNKVIVRVTDNGEGIPKQHIPRLFERFYRVDQSGSRNEGGSGLGLAIVKHIIEVHGEKIYVESEEDVGSEFSFTLEKAVNKSAKSISESN from the coding sequence ATGGCCATTAAACTAAGGAAATCCTACAAATTTGCCTTAAGGTCATCCCTTCTTCTCACGGTATTTTTAACCGGATTGTTTGCTGCATTTCTTTTGAACAAGGATCAAATGGATTGGCCTTATACCATCCTTTTTGCGCTGACATGTTTTGCCATTTGCTTTATCATTCTCCAGATTCGGGTGGAGCGCTTCATTTACCGACGTATCAAAAAAATATATGACGATGTCTCCCTATTGGAGTCTTCAACCTTTTCTTCCAAACCGGTAACAACGGATATGAAGACCCTTACCGAAGAGATTGAAAAATTTGCCGAGGGCAAGAAAATCGAAATCGATACCCTAAAAATTCGGGAGGAATACCGAAAAGACTTTCTAGGCAATGTGTCCCACGAACTCAAAACCCCACTTTTCACGGTTCAAGGCTATATTTTAACATTGTTGGATGGCGCCATGAAAGACAAAAAACTTAGGAAAAAGTATTTGGAGCGGGCCAGTAAAGGGGTAGAACGGTTGATCTACATCGTAAAAGACTTGGATTTGATTACCAAATTGGAAGTGGGTGGCCTAAAACTGGAGCGTGAGGATTTTGATATCATTGAGCTGATAAAAAACGTGTTCGACCTCTTGGAGATGAAGGCAGCCGAAAAAGATATCACCCTTACTTTTGATATGGAATACACGCAACCCATTTACGTGAATGCAGATCGTGAAAAAATACAGCAAGTAATCAGTAACCTACTTGTAAACTCCATTAAGTATGGACACGCCAACGGAACCACAGAAGTAAGCGTGGAAAATCTGATTAAAAATAAGGTGATTGTTCGGGTGACGGATAATGGGGAGGGCATCCCAAAACAGCACATTCCTCGACTCTTTGAGCGTTTTTATCGCGTGGATCAAAGTGGGAGTCGCAATGAAGGCGGTTCAGGTCTGGGACTGGCCATCGTTAAACATATTATTGAAGTGCATGGCGAAAAAATCTATGTGGAAAGTGAGGAAGATGTAGGCTCCGAGTTTTCATTTACTTTGGAAAAGGCGGTAAATAAATCGGCGAAGTCAATTTCCGAATCAAACTGA
- a CDS encoding response regulator transcription factor, with protein sequence MKTKDIKILLVDDEPDILEIVSYNLSAEGYEVFTAKNGAEGVAKAKKKSPHLIILDVMMPEMDGIEACEQIRNTPGLENTIITFLTARGEDYSQVAGFDAGADDYITKPIKPKVLVSKVKALLRRLKEEKKEVEDIVKVGNIVINREEYKIINDGEEIVLPRKEFELLSLLTSKPSKVFKREVILDKVWGNEVVVGGRTIDVHIRKLREKIGDHHFKTVKGVGYKFVL encoded by the coding sequence ATGAAAACCAAGGATATTAAGATTTTACTTGTTGATGATGAACCTGATATTCTGGAGATTGTAAGCTATAATCTATCTGCAGAAGGGTATGAGGTCTTTACCGCCAAAAATGGTGCAGAAGGTGTAGCCAAAGCCAAGAAAAAAAGTCCACATTTGATCATCCTTGATGTTATGATGCCCGAGATGGATGGTATTGAAGCCTGTGAACAGATTAGAAATACGCCTGGACTTGAAAACACAATCATTACCTTTTTAACCGCACGTGGAGAGGATTATTCGCAAGTGGCCGGGTTTGATGCCGGCGCCGATGACTATATCACCAAGCCCATTAAACCAAAAGTTTTGGTCAGTAAAGTGAAAGCTTTGTTGAGACGATTGAAGGAGGAAAAGAAGGAAGTTGAAGATATCGTTAAAGTGGGTAACATAGTCATCAATAGGGAAGAATACAAAATCATCAATGATGGAGAAGAAATTGTGCTCCCTAGAAAAGAATTTGAACTTCTATCCTTACTTACCTCAAAACCCAGCAAAGTGTTCAAAAGAGAGGTGATTCTGGACAAGGTTTGGGGGAATGAAGTAGTGGTCGGTGGCCGTACTATCGATGTTCATATCAGAAAACTACGTGAAAAAATAGGAGACCATCACTTTAAAACCGTTAAGGGCGTAGGCTATAAGTTTGTTCTGTAA
- a CDS encoding TonB-dependent receptor, translating to MKYFLLIMTLATTMQAVAQDTTGSIVGKLTDRELNDEPLAFANVLIKGTTTGTTSDFDGLYEISGLEPGTYTVVFSYLGYETVEIPNVAVEAGKVTSVNVPMSASSGFALEEVVVVTVARKDSETALLLDQKRAIEIKESIGAIELGNLGISDVKSAATKISGVTESEASGDVFVRGLGDRYLTTTFNGLPIPSDDIEKKNIDLGLFPTRVIQNVSISKTYSAATSADQASGNINIASRELTGTGELEVGVAVGANTNAVGDGSDGDGFKVSANYEDTSLGFYDTDIDILDQVTDQSWDAGTIDSPMDLRFNISGGKSFFNNKFKIFATASNSKSHRYYSPGVFKVYDQVNVTDSVTDFNQWETEYVNNAMLDLTYQDNKNIVKSVTLFVNTLKDIVAEAGRNGLGNLQEETLGNFSDFVRDQNTKQTRLFVTQLIGNHKLGENNVLDWAVSYNKLAADEPNRIRNVVNFTPETGEVILYENSGFESRKLSQLIDDEEYNGLIKDRFKIIDDDNRNFYIDLGVNYRRKTRDFESTFYGVSNVDDNRPSSDSLDELDQIFTSSNFQNNILEILSFQSNEDGEVKDEYTGEYTSAAGFALFNAGFGKWNFNAGLRFQKDEIVVDYDVNNAPGGDVGNVSREYSNVYPSLNIKYSINDEHAVRFAASRSITLPEFKEIAPFRYISPTGQQVFGTVGENALEASFSNNFDLKWEFFPTRGQLISTSLFYKSIEDPINKVRNRGSDGALFTFRNTGDEATIYGIEFESKIDLIQPKTNDEDGNPVGPTLSLVLNASRMWHEQELFETLADDGVTIAETFRYGTNRKAPLQGASDWITNSSLNFETSGPNKFIANLSASYASDKIFALGFARSQQDWDVRYNDAILEKGFVVLNSRVSKEVGEHFEISLTGQNLFNPNIKQTIDVLTLDSRNELEAFSDDREERLGPDAPKRQIETEVVRNYKIGRLFRLGLTYRF from the coding sequence ATGAAATATTTTTTACTGATTATGACCCTTGCAACAACAATGCAAGCGGTAGCACAGGATACCACGGGAAGCATCGTAGGTAAACTGACTGACAGAGAGCTAAATGACGAGCCTTTAGCTTTTGCAAATGTCCTTATAAAAGGAACAACAACCGGAACAACTTCGGACTTTGACGGGTTATATGAAATCTCTGGTTTGGAACCAGGTACCTACACCGTTGTATTTAGCTATTTGGGCTATGAAACTGTTGAAATACCCAATGTGGCTGTAGAAGCCGGAAAGGTAACCAGTGTAAACGTGCCCATGAGCGCTTCATCTGGTTTTGCGCTAGAAGAAGTTGTTGTAGTAACAGTAGCACGAAAGGATTCTGAAACTGCCTTATTACTGGATCAAAAGAGAGCTATTGAAATCAAAGAAAGTATTGGGGCCATTGAGCTTGGCAACCTTGGTATTTCTGATGTAAAATCTGCGGCTACAAAAATCTCTGGTGTCACCGAAAGTGAAGCTTCTGGAGATGTTTTTGTTCGAGGACTGGGGGACAGGTACCTGACCACAACTTTCAATGGTTTGCCAATTCCTTCTGATGATATTGAAAAAAAGAACATTGATTTAGGGCTTTTTCCCACCCGCGTCATCCAGAATGTGAGTATCAGTAAAACATACTCCGCTGCCACATCAGCAGATCAAGCTTCAGGCAATATAAACATTGCCTCACGCGAACTCACGGGAACCGGAGAGTTGGAGGTTGGTGTAGCTGTTGGAGCTAATACCAATGCTGTAGGAGATGGCTCTGATGGAGATGGCTTTAAAGTATCTGCTAACTATGAAGACACCTCTTTGGGGTTTTATGATACCGACATTGATATATTGGATCAAGTTACTGATCAATCTTGGGATGCTGGAACTATAGACTCCCCAATGGATTTAAGATTCAATATTAGCGGTGGTAAATCATTTTTTAATAACAAATTCAAGATTTTTGCCACCGCATCCAACTCCAAATCACATAGATACTATTCTCCTGGTGTTTTCAAAGTCTATGACCAAGTTAATGTTACCGATTCCGTCACCGATTTTAATCAATGGGAAACAGAATATGTCAATAACGCAATGTTGGATTTGACCTACCAAGACAATAAGAACATCGTAAAGTCAGTAACTCTTTTTGTCAACACCCTCAAAGATATTGTTGCGGAAGCTGGTAGAAACGGGTTGGGTAATCTACAAGAGGAGACCTTAGGTAATTTTTCAGATTTCGTAAGAGATCAGAATACCAAACAGACCCGCCTGTTTGTTACTCAACTAATTGGTAATCACAAGCTTGGTGAAAACAATGTTTTGGACTGGGCAGTAAGCTACAACAAATTGGCGGCGGACGAGCCTAACCGAATAAGAAACGTTGTAAACTTTACCCCAGAAACGGGAGAAGTAATCCTATATGAAAATAGTGGCTTTGAATCAAGAAAACTTTCTCAGCTAATCGATGACGAGGAATACAATGGTCTTATAAAAGATAGATTTAAAATTATAGACGATGATAATAGAAACTTCTACATTGACCTTGGTGTAAATTATAGAAGGAAAACCCGTGACTTTGAATCTACATTTTATGGGGTTTCAAACGTAGATGATAATAGACCCAGTTCCGACTCATTGGACGAATTGGATCAAATTTTTACTTCCTCTAATTTTCAAAACAATATTTTGGAAATATTATCCTTTCAATCCAATGAGGATGGGGAGGTCAAGGATGAGTACACAGGTGAATACACTTCAGCTGCTGGCTTTGCTCTTTTCAACGCTGGCTTTGGAAAATGGAATTTCAATGCTGGACTACGATTTCAAAAAGATGAAATAGTAGTGGATTATGATGTGAATAATGCTCCTGGCGGTGACGTGGGAAATGTTTCAAGGGAGTATTCCAATGTATACCCTAGCTTAAACATTAAATATTCCATTAATGATGAGCATGCCGTACGATTTGCTGCCAGCCGAAGTATTACACTCCCAGAGTTTAAGGAAATTGCTCCCTTTCGTTATATCTCTCCAACAGGACAGCAAGTTTTTGGTACTGTCGGTGAAAATGCCTTGGAAGCTTCCTTCTCAAACAATTTTGACTTAAAATGGGAATTCTTTCCAACAAGGGGCCAGTTAATTTCAACATCCCTCTTCTATAAATCTATAGAAGATCCTATCAATAAGGTTCGTAACCGTGGGTCAGATGGTGCGCTTTTTACCTTCAGGAACACTGGAGATGAAGCGACTATATATGGTATCGAGTTTGAATCCAAAATAGATTTGATTCAACCCAAAACAAATGACGAGGACGGAAATCCAGTTGGACCTACCCTAAGTTTGGTTTTGAATGCCAGCAGAATGTGGCATGAACAGGAACTATTTGAAACGTTGGCGGATGATGGTGTGACCATCGCTGAAACGTTTAGATATGGCACCAATAGAAAAGCGCCATTACAAGGCGCTTCCGACTGGATTACCAATTCAAGCTTGAATTTTGAAACTTCAGGACCCAATAAATTCATTGCCAACCTTTCTGCCAGTTACGCTTCTGATAAAATTTTTGCTCTTGGTTTTGCCCGCAGCCAGCAAGATTGGGATGTTAGATATAACGATGCCATTTTGGAGAAAGGTTTTGTTGTCCTGAATTCACGGGTTAGCAAGGAAGTAGGGGAGCATTTTGAAATTTCCCTTACAGGCCAGAACCTGTTTAATCCAAACATAAAACAAACCATTGATGTTCTTACTCTGGATAGCAGAAATGAGCTAGAGGCCTTCTCAGATGACCGTGAGGAACGCCTAGGCCCTGATGCACCCAAAAGACAGATCGAGACCGAAGTGGTTCGAAACTATAAAATAGGTAGACTATTCCGTTTGGGACTTACCTACCGCTTTTAA